From the Chaetodon auriga isolate fChaAug3 chromosome 17, fChaAug3.hap1, whole genome shotgun sequence genome, the window CTGTAATTGATAGTCAGTATCAGATTTGAGTTGTCTTCTGTTAGTCAATTAATTGATGAGTCGACAACTCATCCCTACAAATTTAACAAGAtttgcaactaatgattattatCTCCACCCGGCATAAACCAGGAGGGGATCATGTGTATCTGTCCGCAGCTAATCCTGAATATCATCAGTCCATCAGCCCAATATTTTTTGTCCACATTCATGACTGTATGCTCAAAGACCCTTCGTGGTTACGGTGATTTGCAATTTTTGAAAAACGTATTTTATTGACACACCTGGCGGAGATCTGCATTCTACTATGTGCACTCGTCTACTGTTCATAATTGAGTTACTCTGCCAAATTTTTCTTGATTCATATTTATCTATAAAAGACTCATGTCAATTTTAATGATGTAAAAAATGCCTTTTACAATTTCCTAAAGCCAAAGTTTATGTTTTCAAATAGCTGTTTTTACAAATCAACAGCCTAAACCTCAGAAATGATTGATTCACTGTCACATCACAGACGAAAAAACACCAGGTCGCCACAGTTGAGAAGCTGAAATTGGGCAACGTTttggtgtttctgctgaaaaAGTCATTTAAGATCAGTCCAGTGTCAAAATATTTGCAAATTAGTTTTCTGTAGCTCGACTGATTAATTAATATTGTATCAGCTCTGAATTTAGCCATAAAACAAAAGCCATACACTTGTGCTTGTCCACTTGCAGACAGAGATGCAGGAGATTCCAAAGTCTCATATAATCAGATTTCTTTGTCATTTGAAGATAAGTTTGAAATTTGTATTCTGTGTAAACCCTAATCAGCTGCCCCTCCGAGCTCCTAAAAACAGAAGATAACACCATGCCAATTTGGATATGGACCCAAATTCACACGATGTCATGACATCTCTAATTGCTGAGGTTAGGAGAATATTGGAGATCTTAAAACAGAAGGAGTCAGAAAGAGGTTTAGAAACCgctgaaagtgtttttgcttgatTGACTGTTGGTGTGTCTTTGGTGTGTAGATCGAGTGACTGCATGCAAGTTAGACCAAGCAATGCAATATGAAGCAGTCTGCTAAAGAGGATGAACTAGGTCAGTTTTGCCGCGTCAGCAGGGTTACCTCCACCTGCCGTGCCTACAtgtctgtccatcactgtgTCTTTACTGGAGTCTCATGCTTCAAAGAGTGAAGAGAATCAGCTTGAAGATGTATAGCTCCCAGACAGATGTGTGGTAGAATTCACCCTGTGCAGCCCACGCTCGCTTTATTGGTTTTATGCTGAGAGATTCTTGAGCACAGGCCAACCCAGTCTGCTGTCAAGGCTGGCTGAAGCCCATAGAGCTCCAACAATGGCTTATCTTGAAGCAGGCCAAGAGGCCCAGGGGTTCAAGAAATGCCCACATTTTTTAATTAGTGTGCGTCGTGCTATAGAAGACAGAATCGTGTGGATCAAAGCAAGATGAAGGGACTGATGAACCAGTTGCAATGTAGATATTGCTGCGTTATGTTAAAAGCCGTCCCCTGCAGAAGCTGTCGTTACAATTTAAGGCCATAATCTGTCAGTCTTGACAGCCTTCATTTGGAACTGGGCCATATTTTAATAAATGAATCAGGTTCTCAGAAAATGGGTGGATGTGAtttgttgttgaaatgttttatgtATTACCTGTACTCCTCCTCTGGTATTCCCAAAGGCTTTGACTCTTGTTCTTCCTCATCTCTTTTATATCTGCACACCTACGTATATGTCAGCCAATGTAAATGCAAAGGCAGATCCTTGCTCCTGTGTGAAGGATTTGCAGATCCTCGGCACTGACACTTTATTAAGATATTTTCTATGGAGTGCAATGTCTAAAGAAACAATTAATCTAAACAAGGTAAAGACGAGTCACCTCGCTGCCTTGTTAAATGCAGCCGCAGTCACACTGCTCCTCGCCTGAGATGAATTTGTAATCAGTCAAATGGCTtgtgtttgcttgctttttCTGCAAATAAATTGAAAGCTGCCGCCTGTGCTGCATATTCTAGtgtctgccatttttttttctttttcgccATCATTAGAGCTCCATCACCGTTCCAAGGActgatttatgaaaaaaaattGATTGGGTCACAGTGCAGCCCTTGAGATGGCTCCCCGAAGAAAAGTGGCGGATTGTGTTGCGGGATTTGTGCTGCTCAGACTGGCAGCTTCACTAATCCATCCCAACTTCTTGCTTTTGTGGATAGGATAAGGTAACCATTGATGCAGTCACACCAGACTTGTCGAGAAGTGCGAGGAGAAGTGATTTACATTTTGTGCATGATGGAGAGGCACAGGAAGGCAGGGAGTGTGGATGGATGCTTTCCAATCTCCCACATCCAcgacagccccccccccccctttaacACTATGAGTCACTGGCACTGAGACTTTTTCTTCCACTCGCTCTGTCAGCCATTAGGGGGATGCCGTGTTGTGAGCAGCTCTGTAATTGTGTTTCACTCTTTATTCGTCGCTCGTTCTTTCACACagcctccttttcttctctcgtCTCTCTCCTTTTGGCTTTTCATTTGTGCACCCTCACTTTTCCCATGTCATGTGCTCTTGTTTCTCAccctcctttttgttttcttcctcttgtgtgtgtgtgtgtgtgtgtgtgtgtgtgtgtgtgtgtgtgtaggacatGATGGATGATATCTGTCAAGAGCAGTTCATGGAGATGAGCTACCTGAACGGAGGCCAAGAGCACGGAGGCCGAGTCCGAGGGGGCATGCCAGTCAGGGGCCGTGGAGTCCCCCCTGCTGGAGCACACAGGTGTGGAGatacgcatacacacacgcgcagtaTGAATATATTCATGAAAATGCTGAGCATAGCTGGAAGAAACATTACATTTACTTCTTTTTCTGTAATTGTGCAGTTTTATGTACTTGTGCTAACGAGCAGTTTTTGGAAATTTGTAGGTATTTTTCGACAGAGTGTGCTGTTGACTCGCCTCTCTCAGAGAATACAGCACGTAGCTGTGTGTGGCCTATAAACCTGATGTCAAACACAACTTCCAGCTGTCAGTTGAAGGACTTTCATTACCATCAGCAGCCATGATGCATGTCAATTCTAAATGCTTACTAAATTGTCGATTTCATATCttgattaaaaaatgtgaagaatCATACCTTGTAAATGTGTTAGAATGAAAACGGCTTTCCTTCTGAAGCAATAACTAGCCTGGCTGAACAAAATCCACCCACCAGCAGCTTTTTGAAACCCACTGAtaacatgttgtttttaacaAGTTATAACAGATTGtgtcacctttggacagagctggtGTAGCCGTTGGCAtctatttccagtctttatgctaagctaagctaactggctgctgggtGCAGCATCATATTTAGTGTAGCGGGACATGAGTGGTATTGATCTCACCTGACTCTTGGCAGGAAAGCCAATAAGCGAATCTCCCAAAACGTCGAACTATTCCTTCAAGTAGAGGAGCACAGCATTAACTCTGTTCTTTTCTCCAGGGGCAGGGGGATGCCTCCTCGTGGTGCTGCCACCAGGGGAGGTGTGACTCGAGGCGGCCCGGCCAGAGGTGGTGCAGTGAGGGGTGCCCCAACAGGCCGAGGAGGACCTCCTGCAGCACCTTCCAGGGGAGCCGTGGCACCCCGTGCCAGGCCCCCGGCCGGTGGACCCCCCCAGAGGATGGCACCTCCACTGTCCCACCAGCACACCcctactgcagcagcagagagctacGAGGAATATGTAAGTACACCTGCTGGTGGAGGGTCAGTTGAATTAGACATTTAGCAACtgtaattttgaaaatgtaGATGTAAATGGTCAAACCTTTAAGGAATAAGCAGTGCACCAACCATGTGATGTCTTTTCCTGTCGAGATATGACGCCATCAGGTTTGATGTAGCTAAATCTGACCTCTCCAACACGTCTCTTGTGAACGAGATTGTTTTCGGGCACTCTGTTAGCTTTGAATGCATCGTCCGTCAGCATAGCAATAAGTGGTTTGGGATGCTCGAGACATGAGGGGACCATGTCTGCTTTAGTACAAGTGTAGTAGTTTGGGGACACCTTGACATTCATGATTCATGAACAAGCCTCTCCTTAAATCTCactcttgtttctctctttccttccctctccagGGCTACGATGAGAGCTACACAGACACGGCCTACGAGTCATACGACAGCTATTACAGTCAGCCGCAGGCGTGAGTGAATCAGAcgtctcttttgttttcacctgCTTCTCACAAAGTGCACACACATCGCGTAGTTGCTTGTTTCACTCAAAAAGCGATTCGAGAGCAGCAGAAATACTTTTTTGCCACTCTGCACAAATGCAGCGCTGATGGTACTTCATGTTTCATGGTTTGGACGGCCGTGTTATTTGGGAGGACCAGCCGGGACTAAGATGTTCCATGTCAGAGAGCCAAGCTTTGATCTCTCATGGAAGCCAATTATAATCCCCTAGACATTACAGTCAGCAGCGACTTGATGTTTTCAAAGATTAGTaatctttcctcttcctctcttcctgtttttgacCATCAGAGAGCCAGAATACTATGACTACGGACATGGAGAGACCACAGAGTCATACGAGTCCTATGGTAAGGAAAAAGTTTACTCCCTGTCAACAAAGACGACTTCATCTATACTCTAAAAATGGatataaaaagtgtgtgtgtataaatgtgaccaaaaaaccaaaaagttagttaaaagtgtattttaattgtatttaattCAAAATTCTAAGTCACGAGTATGCAGTATTTCTGTGTAGTGGTATAAattcatctttcatttgtttattgGTTAATTGATTTCCTGAAAATATCAAATTTAAAAGTCAAAAAATAACGAAAGCTCACCACAATACAAAATATTGACTTTCTGGATCACCAGCCAAAGTGGCTGCTAGATATCAAAGTTAAAGCCACTAACTGGTAActttaaaggtaccctgtgcAGTTTTTGACCACTAATATCACCATGGAGATGTATTTTGAGTGTGTGCCTTGTTTTCCTTGTATGCAGTGTACCAACAGTTTCATGTTATTCCAACAAACCTGAAGGGTACACACAATAGTTTTTGATGAGAAACCCATAAtgtaaacaaactttttttgtttacaagaaaactccacggGGCACCTTTAATTTCCACTAACTGTCATAAATCTTGAAGTGGTTTGAATCCACATTGAACTGTagacatgtttatttttgtgtgtgtcctctccaGGTCAGGATGACTGGAATGGGACCCAGCGAACGGTTCCAGGGAAggcccctcccccctccaggGGTGCCAA encodes:
- the khdrbs1b gene encoding KH domain-containing, RNA-binding, signal transduction-associated protein 1b gives rise to the protein MENDDKYLPELLAEKDSLDSSFTHAMKLLNAEIDRIQKGETKKDAETYLDLFTTKNIKLKERVLIPVKQYPKFNFVGKILGPQGNTIKRLQEETGAKISVLGKGSMRDKSKEEGLRKGGEPKYAHLSMELHVFIEVFAPVPDAYLRMAHAMEEVKKFLFPDMMDDICQEQFMEMSYLNGGQEHGGRVRGGMPVRGRGVPPAGAHRGRGMPPRGAATRGGVTRGGPARGGAVRGAPTGRGGPPAAPSRGAVAPRARPPAGGPPQRMAPPLSHQHTPTAAAESYEEYGYDESYTDTAYESYDSYYSQPQAEPEYYDYGHGETTESYESYGQDDWNGTQRTVPGKAPPPSRGAKTPYREHPYRQY